A DNA window from Burkholderia sp. HI2500 contains the following coding sequences:
- the cysT gene encoding sulfate ABC transporter permease subunit CysT, translating into MTTYTFRKPSALPGFGVTLGITVAYLSLVVLIPLAATFLKTATLSWDQFVTAVTSPRVLASYRLTFSAALGGALINAVFGFLVAWVLVRYTFPFKRLVDAVVDLPFALPTSVAGISLAAVYATNGWVGQYLAPLGIKIAFTPAGVLVALTFIGLPFVVRTVQPVLEDFEREQEEAAACLGASRWLTFRRVVLPAVLPALLTGFALAFARALGEYGSVIFIAGNVPMKSEITSLLIITKLEQYDYAGATALAVVMLVVSFLMLLLINTLQWYLQRRTSKGASGPAPATVAVAAGGQQ; encoded by the coding sequence ATGACGACGTACACCTTTCGCAAGCCGAGCGCGCTGCCCGGTTTCGGCGTGACGCTAGGCATCACGGTGGCCTATTTGAGCCTCGTGGTGCTGATACCGCTCGCCGCCACGTTCCTGAAGACCGCGACGCTGTCGTGGGACCAGTTCGTCACCGCCGTCACGTCGCCGCGCGTGCTCGCGTCGTACCGGCTGACGTTCTCCGCCGCGCTCGGCGGCGCGCTGATCAACGCCGTGTTCGGCTTTCTTGTCGCCTGGGTTCTGGTGCGCTACACGTTTCCGTTCAAGCGCCTCGTCGATGCGGTCGTCGATTTGCCGTTTGCGCTCCCGACGTCGGTCGCCGGCATTTCGCTCGCGGCCGTTTACGCGACCAACGGCTGGGTCGGCCAGTATCTCGCGCCGCTCGGCATCAAGATCGCGTTCACGCCGGCCGGTGTGCTGGTCGCGCTGACCTTCATCGGGCTGCCGTTCGTCGTGCGCACGGTGCAGCCGGTGCTCGAGGATTTCGAGCGCGAGCAGGAGGAGGCCGCCGCATGCCTCGGCGCGTCGCGCTGGCTGACGTTCCGCCGCGTCGTGCTGCCGGCCGTGCTGCCGGCGCTCCTCACCGGTTTCGCGCTCGCGTTCGCACGCGCGCTCGGCGAATACGGCTCGGTGATCTTCATCGCCGGCAACGTGCCGATGAAATCCGAGATCACGTCGCTGCTCATCATCACTAAGCTCGAGCAGTACGACTACGCGGGCGCGACCGCGCTGGCGGTCGTGATGCTGGTCGTGTCGTTCCTGATGCTGCTGCTGATCAACACGCTGCAGTGGTATCTGCAGCGTCGTACGAGCAAGGGCGCGAGCGGCCCGGCGCCCGCCACCGTCGCCGTAGCAGCAGGAGGCCAGCAATGA
- a CDS encoding universal stress protein, with translation MASYNKILLCYDGTLEGRKALRCGANLAMDLKAETHLLSVVDMRSSIAQSAGLLTDVACGRFEETAREILQEGVNWLRERGVQAEGHFAFGYPIDEIANLATELKADLVVVGHRCRSGLSRWWMGSGNTQLLDRVNCSILVACSSAQEQKEEIAREREAATANGK, from the coding sequence ATGGCTAGCTACAACAAGATTTTGCTGTGTTACGACGGCACGCTCGAAGGACGCAAGGCACTGCGTTGCGGCGCCAATCTCGCGATGGATCTGAAGGCCGAGACGCATTTGCTGTCGGTGGTCGACATGCGCTCGAGCATTGCACAGAGCGCGGGTTTGCTGACCGACGTCGCATGTGGCCGGTTCGAGGAAACCGCGCGTGAAATCCTGCAGGAAGGGGTGAACTGGCTGCGCGAGCGCGGCGTGCAGGCCGAAGGCCATTTCGCGTTCGGCTATCCGATCGACGAAATCGCGAATCTTGCGACGGAGCTGAAGGCCGACCTCGTCGTCGTCGGCCATCGGTGCCGTAGCGGGTTGTCCAGATGGTGGATGGGGTCGGGCAACACGCAACTGCTCGATCGCGTGAACTGCAGCATTCTGGTTGCGTGTTCGTCGGCGCAGGAGCAGAAGGAAGAAATCGCGCGGGAGCGTGAAGCGGCCACGGCGAACGGCAAATGA
- a CDS encoding DUF2939 domain-containing protein, with product MTGSSGRAWRLKPLLIVVLAVAIVTAIGYAYASPYVALGRLKSAIDARDAQAISEYVDFPSLRISLKQQVTEELMRRIDAVKKNNPFAVIGALIGSALIGPLVDAYATPEGVAALMSGLPPRGNPGERPPEWSNLPPGSNTPAAPAANPAPPASAAAPGSNTASTAASSAPPAAAAPASPVDATHVPHQQQTSAGYRNIDEFVVTYQRSADGTRYAAIFHRFGLFSWKLSAIDLRA from the coding sequence GTGACCGGATCTTCGGGCCGCGCATGGCGGCTCAAGCCCCTTCTGATCGTCGTGCTGGCCGTCGCCATCGTTACGGCGATCGGCTATGCCTACGCATCGCCGTACGTCGCGCTCGGTCGCCTGAAATCGGCGATCGATGCGCGCGATGCACAGGCCATCAGTGAATATGTCGATTTCCCGTCGCTGCGCATCAGCCTGAAGCAGCAGGTCACGGAAGAGTTGATGCGCCGGATCGACGCGGTGAAGAAGAACAATCCGTTCGCGGTGATCGGTGCGCTGATCGGGTCGGCACTGATCGGCCCGCTGGTCGATGCGTACGCGACCCCGGAAGGCGTAGCCGCGCTGATGAGCGGATTGCCACCGCGTGGCAATCCAGGAGAGCGCCCACCTGAATGGTCGAATCTGCCGCCAGGCAGCAATACGCCGGCGGCGCCGGCGGCCAATCCGGCTCCACCGGCAAGCGCAGCCGCTCCGGGTAGCAACACGGCCTCTACGGCTGCGTCATCGGCACCACCCGCCGCTGCCGCACCGGCCAGCCCGGTCGATGCAACGCATGTGCCGCACCAGCAGCAAACCAGCGCCGGTTACCGGAATATCGATGAATTCGTCGTGACCTACCAGCGCAGTGCCGACGGCACGCGCTATGCGGCGATATTCCACCGCTTCGGCCTGTTCTCGTGGAAGTTGTCCGCGATCGACCTGCGCGCTTGA
- the nodI gene encoding nodulation factor ABC transporter ATP-binding protein NodI gives MSVAPIDFRNVEKHYGDKLVVNGLSFTVQAGECYGLLGPNGAGKTTTLKMLLGLTHPDAGTISLCGEPVPSRARHARQRVGVVPQFDNLDPDFTVRENLLVFSRYFGMSAQAAHALVKPLLEFAKLENKADAKVGELSGGMKRRLTLARALVNDPDVLVLDEPTTGLDPQARHLMWERLRSLLARGKTILITTHFMEEAERLCDRLCVIEEGRKIAEGAPHALIESEIGCDVIEIYGPDPATLRDELSAFAKHTEISGETLFCYVSDPEPLSARLKGRTGLRYLHRPANLEDVFLRLTGREMQD, from the coding sequence ATGTCCGTTGCACCGATCGATTTCCGGAACGTCGAGAAGCACTATGGCGACAAGCTCGTCGTCAACGGCCTGTCCTTCACCGTCCAGGCCGGCGAATGCTACGGCCTGCTCGGGCCGAACGGCGCCGGCAAGACCACCACGCTGAAAATGCTGCTCGGCCTCACGCATCCCGATGCAGGCACCATTTCGCTCTGCGGCGAACCGGTTCCATCGCGTGCGCGGCATGCGCGCCAGCGCGTCGGGGTCGTCCCGCAGTTCGACAATCTCGACCCCGACTTCACCGTGCGCGAGAACCTGCTCGTCTTCAGCCGCTACTTCGGCATGTCGGCGCAGGCCGCGCACGCGCTCGTGAAGCCGCTGCTCGAATTCGCGAAGCTCGAGAACAAGGCCGATGCGAAGGTCGGCGAGCTGTCGGGCGGCATGAAGCGCCGCCTGACGCTCGCGCGCGCGCTCGTCAACGATCCGGACGTGCTGGTGCTCGACGAGCCGACGACGGGCCTCGACCCGCAGGCGCGTCACCTCATGTGGGAGCGGCTGCGCTCGCTGCTCGCGCGCGGCAAGACGATCCTGATCACCACGCACTTCATGGAAGAAGCCGAGCGCCTGTGCGACCGCCTGTGCGTGATCGAGGAAGGCCGCAAGATCGCCGAAGGCGCGCCGCACGCGCTGATCGAATCGGAGATCGGCTGCGACGTGATCGAGATCTACGGGCCCGATCCGGCCACGCTGCGTGACGAGCTGTCGGCGTTCGCGAAGCACACCGAGATCAGCGGCGAGACGCTGTTCTGCTACGTGAGCGATCCGGAACCGCTGAGCGCGCGACTCAAGGGTCGCACGGGGTTGCGCTATCTGCATCGCCCGGCCAATCTTGAAGATGTGTTCCTGCGGCTCACCGGCCGCGAAATGCAGGACTGA
- the mnmH gene encoding tRNA 2-selenouridine(34) synthase MnmH yields MKNLIVTLDRAGEFDEIIDVRTPLEFAEDHIPGALNAPVLSNEERVLVGTMYRQVSPYEATRVGAAMVARNIARHLDTTFADRPRNWRPLIYCWRGGKRSGSMTTWFNLIGWKARQLDGGYKAYRQSVCATLDSLPTRFRYIALVGHTGCGKTRLLNALRDVGAQTLDLEALACHRGSLLGALPGKPQPAQKGFDSGLVETLGRFDPEWPVFVESESRRIGLVQLPIALIEAFHAGPWVHVDAAHDERIAFLLDDYAHLFDEPDAFKAQLHRLIGLHSREQVTHWKALIDADARAELFTELIDKHYDPAYARTYRAAYNKPNRALTFTFRPNAADGREQARALLAQLAQAGLPASAAFAAGATFETDQIQSTTTR; encoded by the coding sequence TTGAAGAACCTGATTGTCACCCTCGATCGCGCCGGCGAGTTCGACGAGATCATCGACGTGCGCACGCCGCTCGAGTTCGCCGAGGACCATATTCCCGGCGCGCTGAACGCGCCCGTGCTCAGCAACGAGGAGCGCGTGCTCGTCGGTACGATGTACCGCCAGGTGTCGCCGTACGAGGCGACCCGGGTCGGCGCGGCGATGGTCGCGCGCAACATCGCGCGCCATCTCGACACGACGTTCGCCGACCGTCCGCGCAACTGGCGGCCGCTGATCTATTGCTGGCGCGGCGGTAAGCGCTCGGGCTCGATGACGACCTGGTTCAACCTGATCGGCTGGAAGGCGCGCCAGCTCGACGGCGGCTACAAGGCGTACCGCCAGTCGGTGTGCGCGACGCTCGACTCGCTGCCGACGCGCTTTCGCTACATCGCGCTCGTCGGCCATACGGGCTGCGGCAAGACGCGCCTGCTGAACGCGCTGCGCGACGTGGGCGCGCAGACGCTCGATCTCGAGGCGCTCGCGTGCCATCGCGGTTCGCTGCTCGGCGCGCTGCCGGGCAAGCCTCAGCCGGCGCAGAAGGGGTTCGATTCGGGGCTCGTCGAAACACTCGGACGTTTCGACCCCGAATGGCCGGTGTTCGTCGAGTCGGAAAGCCGTCGGATCGGGCTCGTGCAGTTGCCGATCGCGTTGATCGAAGCGTTTCACGCAGGGCCGTGGGTGCATGTCGACGCGGCGCATGACGAGCGCATCGCATTTCTCCTCGACGACTACGCCCACCTGTTCGACGAGCCGGATGCGTTCAAGGCGCAGCTTCATCGGCTGATCGGCCTGCACAGCCGCGAACAGGTAACGCACTGGAAGGCGCTGATCGATGCGGACGCGCGGGCCGAACTGTTCACCGAACTGATCGACAAGCATTACGATCCGGCCTACGCACGGACCTACCGCGCGGCATACAACAAGCCGAACCGGGCGCTGACGTTCACGTTCCGGCCCAACGCCGCCGATGGGCGCGAGCAGGCGCGTGCGCTGCTGGCCCAGCTCGCACAGGCCGGGCTACCCGCATCGGCCGCGTTTGCTGCAGGCGCGACATTCGAAACTGATCAAATCCAATCGACCACCACACGATGA
- a CDS encoding sulfate/molybdate ABC transporter ATP-binding protein, translated as MGITVRNLQKRFGDFTALDNVSLDFPPGELVALLGPSGCGKTTLLRVIAGLEHADAGQVVLQGLDVASVGARDRQVGFVFQHYALFRHMTVFENVAFGLRVKPRRERPSEAAIREKVHELLKLVQLDWLAQRYPSELSGGQRQRIALARALAVEPKVLLLDEPFGALDAKVRKELRGWLRRLHDDLHISTIFVTHDQEEALEVADRIVVLNRGHVEQVGSPQDVYDHPQSAFVYEFLGAANRLPGTVAGRGFVAEGAAAPIKVDADFAGPANAYVRPHDLQLWPVGEAGHRDGIAVDVRRVIPLGGSVRVELEARAGGALEAELDRDAWRALSLQVGDGATAVPRAVRVFPAR; from the coding sequence ATGGGTATCACCGTCCGTAACCTTCAGAAGCGCTTCGGCGATTTCACGGCGCTCGACAACGTATCGCTCGACTTCCCGCCGGGCGAGCTGGTCGCGCTGCTCGGGCCGTCCGGCTGCGGCAAGACCACGCTGCTGCGCGTGATCGCGGGCCTCGAGCACGCGGATGCCGGCCAGGTCGTGCTGCAGGGGCTCGACGTGGCATCGGTCGGCGCACGCGACCGCCAGGTCGGTTTCGTGTTCCAGCACTACGCGCTGTTCCGCCACATGACGGTGTTCGAGAACGTCGCATTCGGGCTGCGCGTGAAGCCGCGCCGCGAGCGGCCGTCGGAAGCCGCGATCCGCGAGAAGGTGCACGAACTGCTCAAGCTCGTGCAGCTCGACTGGCTCGCGCAGCGCTATCCGTCCGAGCTGTCGGGCGGCCAGCGCCAGCGTATCGCGCTCGCCCGGGCGCTCGCGGTCGAGCCGAAGGTGCTGCTGCTCGACGAGCCGTTCGGCGCGCTCGACGCGAAGGTCCGCAAGGAGCTGCGCGGCTGGCTGCGTCGTCTGCACGACGACCTGCACATCTCGACGATCTTCGTCACGCACGACCAGGAGGAGGCGCTGGAAGTCGCGGACCGCATCGTCGTGCTGAACCGCGGCCACGTCGAGCAGGTCGGCAGCCCGCAGGACGTCTACGATCATCCGCAGAGCGCATTCGTCTACGAATTCCTCGGCGCGGCCAACCGGTTGCCGGGCACGGTCGCCGGGCGTGGCTTCGTCGCCGAGGGGGCGGCCGCGCCGATCAAGGTCGACGCCGATTTCGCCGGCCCCGCGAACGCCTATGTGCGCCCGCACGACCTGCAGCTGTGGCCGGTTGGCGAAGCAGGGCACCGCGACGGCATCGCGGTGGACGTGCGCCGCGTGATCCCGCTGGGCGGCTCGGTGCGCGTGGAGCTCGAGGCGCGCGCGGGTGGCGCGCTCGAGGCCGAACTCGATCGCGATGCATGGCGGGCGCTGTCGCTGCAGGTCGGCGACGGTGCGACGGCGGTGCCGCGCGCGGTGCGTGTGTTTCCCGCGCGTTGA
- the lexA gene encoding transcriptional repressor LexA encodes MTKLTARQQQVFDLIRRAIERSGFPPTRAEIAAELGFSSPNAAEEHLRALARKGVIELAAGASRGIRLLGIDDAPHQFTLPHAALMQLSLPLVGRVAAGSPILAQEHISQHYACDPALFSSKPDYLLKVRGLSMRDAGILDGDLLAVQKRTEAKDGQIIVARLGDDVTVKRLMRRPGGLELIAENPDYENIFVKAGSAEFALEGIAVGLIRSGEL; translated from the coding sequence ATGACCAAACTCACCGCCCGTCAGCAGCAAGTGTTCGACTTGATCCGTCGCGCGATCGAGCGCTCCGGATTCCCGCCCACCCGTGCCGAGATCGCGGCCGAACTGGGCTTCAGTTCGCCGAATGCGGCCGAGGAGCACCTGCGCGCGCTGGCGCGCAAGGGTGTGATCGAGCTGGCCGCCGGCGCGTCGCGCGGCATCCGCCTGCTCGGCATCGACGATGCCCCGCACCAGTTCACGTTGCCGCACGCCGCCCTGATGCAGTTGTCGCTGCCGCTCGTCGGCCGCGTCGCGGCCGGTAGCCCGATCCTTGCGCAGGAGCACATCTCGCAGCATTACGCGTGCGATCCCGCGCTGTTCTCCAGCAAGCCCGATTACCTGCTGAAAGTGCGCGGCCTGTCGATGCGCGACGCCGGCATCCTCGACGGCGACCTCCTCGCCGTGCAGAAGCGCACGGAAGCGAAGGACGGCCAGATCATCGTCGCGCGTCTCGGCGACGACGTCACGGTCAAGCGCCTGATGCGCCGGCCTGGCGGTCTCGAGCTGATCGCGGAGAACCCCGATTACGAAAACATCTTCGTCAAGGCCGGCAGCGCGGAATTCGCGCTGGAAGGCATCGCCGTCGGGCTGATTCGCTCGGGCGAACTCTGA
- a CDS encoding permease produces MTTTRTQPSPALGWMTFLLIAVAGLFYVKWFPYYNKAFVAAEHHSIGQSILMGTSATAPEPSLKAALDYAWAYGKAIWQAMVLGLLLGSAVQALLPAHWVARVLGRTGFGSVAAGGLLSLPGMMCTCCAAPVVAGLRARHASPGGAVAFWLGNTVLNPAALVFMGFVLGWHWSALRLVLGIAMVFGIGYLLNRIARPEDRSIDDAQLAALAAEQAAAGNPFVRWMKLLARMAVRLVPEYIVLVLLLGAARAWLFPHIGPDIGNHLGWIIAFAVAGMLFVIPTAGEVPIIQAMLSLGMGVGPAAALLMTLPPVSVPSLAMLARSFKPYMLAIVATLVVVFGIASGLLAVALGF; encoded by the coding sequence ATGACGACCACACGCACCCAACCCAGTCCGGCCCTCGGCTGGATGACCTTCCTGCTGATCGCGGTCGCGGGACTGTTCTATGTGAAATGGTTTCCGTACTACAACAAGGCGTTCGTGGCCGCCGAGCACCATTCGATCGGCCAGTCGATCCTGATGGGCACGTCGGCGACCGCGCCCGAGCCGTCGCTGAAGGCCGCGCTCGACTACGCGTGGGCGTACGGCAAGGCGATCTGGCAGGCAATGGTGCTGGGCCTGCTGCTCGGTTCGGCCGTGCAGGCGCTGCTGCCCGCGCACTGGGTCGCGCGCGTGCTCGGCCGCACCGGCTTCGGCAGCGTCGCCGCGGGCGGCCTGCTGTCGCTGCCCGGCATGATGTGCACGTGCTGTGCGGCGCCGGTCGTCGCGGGGCTGCGTGCGCGCCATGCATCGCCGGGCGGTGCGGTCGCGTTCTGGCTCGGCAACACGGTGCTGAACCCGGCGGCGCTGGTGTTCATGGGCTTCGTGCTCGGCTGGCACTGGAGTGCGCTGCGCCTCGTGCTCGGCATCGCGATGGTGTTCGGGATCGGCTATCTGCTGAACCGCATCGCACGCCCTGAAGACCGCAGCATCGACGATGCGCAGCTCGCCGCGCTGGCGGCCGAGCAGGCCGCGGCCGGCAATCCGTTCGTCCGCTGGATGAAGCTGCTCGCGCGCATGGCCGTGCGGCTCGTGCCCGAATACATCGTGCTCGTGCTGCTGCTCGGCGCCGCGCGCGCATGGCTGTTCCCGCATATCGGCCCGGACATCGGCAATCATCTCGGCTGGATCATTGCATTCGCGGTCGCGGGCATGCTGTTCGTGATCCCGACGGCCGGCGAGGTGCCGATCATCCAGGCGATGCTGTCGCTCGGCATGGGCGTTGGCCCGGCCGCCGCGCTGCTGATGACGTTGCCGCCGGTCAGCGTGCCGTCGCTCGCGATGCTCGCGCGTTCGTTCAAGCCTTACATGCTGGCCATCGTCGCGACGCTCGTCGTCGTATTCGGGATCGCGAGCGGCCTGCTCGCGGTCGCGCTCGGGTTCTGA
- a CDS encoding sulfate ABC transporter substrate-binding protein, giving the protein MGKRNTGLVGGVGRLIATLALGAAAALGVATHAQADTTFLNVSYDPTRELYQDFNQAFGKEWKAKTGETVNFKQSHGGSGAQARSVLDGLQADVVTLALAYDIDALANKGLVNKDWQKRLPDNASPYTSTIVFLVRKGNPKGIKDWDDLTKPGISIVTPNPKTSGGARWNYLAAWAYAVHKPGGNEQTAKEFVTKLYKNAGVLDSGARGATTSFVQRGIGDVLIAWENEAFLSVKEFGTDKFEIVVPSVSILAEPPVAVVDKVVDKKGTRKLADAYLNFLYSPQGQEIAARNYYRPRSKNVPAELTKQFPKLKLYTVDDTFGGWTNAQKTHFADGGVFDSIYKPQ; this is encoded by the coding sequence ATGGGCAAGCGCAATACGGGGCTGGTGGGCGGAGTGGGCCGCCTGATCGCAACACTCGCGCTGGGCGCGGCGGCGGCGCTGGGCGTCGCGACGCACGCACAGGCCGATACGACCTTCCTGAACGTGTCGTACGACCCGACGCGCGAGCTGTATCAGGACTTCAACCAGGCGTTCGGCAAGGAGTGGAAGGCGAAGACGGGCGAGACCGTCAACTTCAAGCAGTCGCACGGCGGTTCGGGCGCGCAGGCGCGCTCGGTGCTCGACGGCCTGCAGGCCGACGTCGTCACGCTGGCGCTCGCGTACGACATCGATGCGCTCGCGAACAAGGGGCTCGTCAACAAGGACTGGCAGAAGCGCCTGCCCGACAACGCGTCGCCGTACACGTCGACGATCGTGTTCCTGGTGCGCAAGGGCAATCCGAAGGGGATCAAGGACTGGGACGACCTGACCAAGCCGGGCATCTCGATCGTCACGCCGAATCCGAAGACGTCGGGCGGCGCGCGCTGGAACTACCTGGCCGCATGGGCGTATGCGGTGCACAAGCCGGGCGGCAACGAGCAGACGGCGAAGGAATTCGTCACGAAGCTCTACAAGAACGCAGGCGTGCTCGATTCGGGCGCGCGCGGCGCGACCACGAGCTTCGTGCAACGCGGGATCGGCGACGTGCTGATCGCATGGGAAAACGAGGCATTCCTGTCGGTCAAGGAATTCGGCACCGACAAGTTCGAGATCGTCGTGCCGTCGGTGAGCATCCTGGCCGAGCCGCCCGTCGCGGTGGTGGACAAGGTGGTCGACAAGAAGGGCACGCGCAAGCTGGCCGATGCGTACCTGAACTTCCTGTACAGCCCGCAGGGCCAGGAGATCGCGGCGCGCAACTACTACCGGCCGCGTTCGAAGAACGTGCCGGCGGAGCTGACGAAGCAGTTCCCGAAGCTGAAGCTGTACACGGTCGACGATACCTTCGGCGGCTGGACGAATGCGCAGAAGACGCATTTTGCGGACGGCGGCGTGTTCGATTCGATCTACAAGCCGCAGTAA
- the cysW gene encoding sulfate ABC transporter permease subunit CysW, producing MSQEATVVLKTPSPAARATKRLDPVSESRVVRWLLTGIALAFLAFFLVVPLAAVFVEALRKGVGFYFESLADPDAWSAIKLTLTVAVIAVPLNLVFGVCASWAIAKFEFRGKALLTTLIDLPFSVSPVISGLVYVLLFGAQGWFGPWLQDHDVQIIFAVPGIVLATIFVTFPFVARELIPLMQAQGTDEEEAARVLGASGWQIFRRVTLPNVRWGLLYGVILCNARAMGEFGAVSVVSGHIRGVTDTMPLHVEILYNEYNFAAAFAVASVLALLALVTLALKLIAERHLAAELADAHDAVPAHAGPVGAVSSKS from the coding sequence ATGAGCCAGGAGGCCACCGTCGTGCTGAAAACCCCGTCGCCGGCCGCGCGTGCCACGAAGCGGCTCGACCCCGTCAGCGAGTCGCGCGTCGTGCGCTGGCTGCTCACGGGCATCGCGCTGGCGTTCCTCGCGTTTTTCCTCGTCGTGCCGCTCGCCGCGGTGTTCGTCGAGGCGCTGCGCAAGGGCGTCGGCTTCTATTTCGAATCGCTGGCCGATCCCGATGCGTGGTCGGCGATCAAGCTGACACTGACCGTCGCCGTGATCGCGGTGCCGTTGAACCTCGTGTTCGGCGTGTGCGCATCGTGGGCGATCGCGAAGTTCGAATTCCGCGGCAAGGCGCTGCTGACGACGCTGATCGACCTGCCGTTCTCGGTGTCGCCGGTGATCTCGGGCCTCGTGTACGTGCTGCTGTTCGGCGCGCAGGGCTGGTTCGGGCCGTGGCTGCAGGATCACGACGTGCAGATCATTTTCGCGGTGCCGGGCATCGTGCTCGCGACGATCTTCGTCACGTTCCCGTTCGTCGCGCGCGAGCTGATTCCGCTGATGCAGGCGCAAGGCACCGACGAGGAAGAAGCCGCGCGCGTGCTCGGCGCGTCGGGCTGGCAGATCTTCCGTCGCGTGACGCTGCCGAACGTGAGGTGGGGCCTGCTGTACGGCGTGATCCTGTGCAATGCGCGCGCGATGGGCGAGTTCGGCGCGGTGTCGGTCGTGTCCGGCCACATCCGCGGCGTGACCGACACGATGCCGCTGCACGTGGAGATCCTATACAACGAATACAACTTCGCGGCGGCGTTCGCGGTGGCGTCGGTGCTGGCGCTGCTCGCGCTCGTCACGCTCGCGCTGAAGCTGATCGCCGAGCGTCATCTGGCGGCCGAACTGGCCGACGCGCACGACGCCGTTCCCGCACATGCCGGCCCCGTCGGCGCCGTTTCGTCGAAATCGTAA
- a CDS encoding ABC transporter permease produces the protein MDVRNYSTAAPSAPPRVSRFAIAMPANATNWIAVWRRNYLVWRKLALASMFGNLADPMIYLFGLGFGLGLMLGHVDGVSYIAFLAAGTVGSSVMMSASFESMYSGFSRMHVQRTWEAIMHTPLALGDIVLGEIVWGASKAMLSGAAIMLVAGALGYAQFPSMLAALPVIVLAGLAFASIAMIVTALAPSYDFFMFYQTLVLTPMLLLSGVFFPITQLPPIAQHAAQALPLANAVELIRPAMLGRPATDVALHVAVLAGYAVGGFLLSAWLFRRRMMR, from the coding sequence ATGGATGTCCGCAACTATTCGACCGCCGCACCGTCGGCACCGCCGCGCGTGTCGCGCTTCGCGATTGCGATGCCCGCGAACGCGACCAACTGGATCGCCGTCTGGCGGCGCAACTATCTCGTCTGGCGCAAGCTCGCGCTCGCGTCGATGTTCGGCAATCTTGCCGATCCGATGATCTATCTGTTCGGGCTGGGGTTCGGGCTCGGGCTGATGCTCGGCCATGTCGACGGCGTGTCGTATATCGCGTTCCTCGCGGCCGGCACGGTCGGGTCGAGCGTGATGATGTCCGCGAGCTTCGAGTCGATGTATTCGGGGTTCTCGCGCATGCACGTGCAGCGCACGTGGGAAGCGATCATGCATACGCCGCTCGCGCTCGGCGACATCGTGCTCGGCGAGATCGTTTGGGGAGCCAGCAAGGCGATGCTGTCGGGGGCCGCGATCATGCTCGTCGCGGGGGCGCTCGGCTATGCGCAGTTTCCGTCGATGCTCGCGGCGCTGCCCGTGATCGTGCTCGCAGGCCTCGCGTTTGCCAGCATCGCGATGATCGTCACGGCGCTCGCGCCGTCCTACGATTTCTTCATGTTTTATCAGACGCTCGTGCTGACGCCGATGCTGCTGCTGTCGGGCGTGTTCTTCCCGATCACGCAGTTGCCGCCGATCGCGCAACACGCGGCGCAGGCGCTGCCGCTCGCGAATGCCGTCGAGCTGATCCGGCCCGCGATGCTCGGCCGGCCGGCAACCGACGTCGCGCTGCATGTCGCGGTGCTCGCCGGTTACGCGGTCGGCGGATTCCTGCTGTCCGCGTGGCTGTTCCGGCGGCGGATGATGCGCTGA